The following proteins are encoded in a genomic region of Arachis ipaensis cultivar K30076 chromosome B02, Araip1.1, whole genome shotgun sequence:
- the LOC107626735 gene encoding uncharacterized protein LOC107626735, with protein sequence MSGLIETKREAISKYDVARIWGNSTVGWEFVGSVGAAGGLLLMWDDMMFKQSSCYKGERWLCIEGVLTKNNFKCAYCLVYGAHGREEKRLVWEELSYIAGLCQVPFCLLGDFNEILQVEDRKGEMSLSVSAEEFKSWVQDMQLVDLPLTDRKYTWFRGQSCSRIDRVLVNIEWVEEFPDIRLRGGPRGLSDHCPLIVEDTMVREGPRPFRSLDSWFTHEGFLRTVKNEWRKLGGTPFLGKLKALTTPLRQWHKDNFGDMDNRLMKFEDEIRKLDDQVSDGIYDGTTEARRKALVRFCGKWYARKEIHWKQLSRSKHARDMDRNTRYFHNIASARRQNNRIDALMIHGRLVRNQVRIKHAIRGFYKELYRQEFAPRIGVRDGLLKKIGRDEADALEVLPSVEEIREAVWDCESSKAPRSDGYNMNFIKKCWEEIGQEFTEAVMDFFERAKLPTDVLVRRMRSVMLGLVGETQTAFVKGRKIHDGALIACETVHWLKSRRKKAAIIKLDFHKAYDRVR encoded by the exons ATGTCAGGCttgattgaaacaaaaagggaGGCTATTTCGAAATATGATGTTGCAAGGATTTGGGGAAATAGTACTGTAGGCTGGGAGTTTGTGGGATCTGTTGGAGCAGCCGGTGGACTTTTGTTGATGTGGGATGATATGATGTTTAAACAAAGTAGTTGTTATAAGGGAGAGAGGTGGTTGTGCATTGAAGGTGTGTTAACAAAGAATAATTTTAAGTGTGCCTATTGTTTGGTGTATGGGGCACATGGGAGGGAAGAAAAGCGGTTGGTGTGGGAGGAATTAAGTTATATAGCAGGATTGTGCCAGGTTCCGTTCTGTTTGTTGGGggactttaatgagattttacAAGTTGAGGATCGCAAAGGAGAGATGAGTTTGTCGGTATCAGCGGAAGAGTTTAAAAGTTGGGTTCAAGACATGCAACTAGTAGATTTACCCCTTACTGATAGGAAGTACACATGGTTCAGGGGTCAGTCTTGTAGCAGAATAGATAGGGTGCTGGTTAATATTGAATGGGTGGAAGAATTCCCCGACATTAGGCTGAGAGGTGGTCCAAGGGGCTTGTCTGATCATTGCCCGTTGATTGTGGAGGATACAATGGTAAGAGAGGGTCCTCGACCGTTCAGGAGCTTGGATTCTTGGTTTACTCATGAGGGTTTTCTAAGGACGGTAAAAAATGAATGGCGAAAGTTGGGAGGTACTCCGTTCCTTGGTAAACTGAAGGCCTTGACAACACCTTTGAGGCAATGGCACAAGGATAATTTTGGTGATATGGATAATAGGCTTATGAAGTTTGAAGATGAGATTAGGAAGCTGGATGATCAGGTTAGTGATGGGATCTATGACGGTACAACAGAGGCTAGACGGAAGGCGTTGGTGAGATTTTGCGGAAAGTGGTACGCTAGGAAGGAAATCCATTGGAAGCAGTTGTCTCGGTCCAAACATGCTAGGGATATGGACAGGAATACCCGATATTTTCACAACATTGCCTCAGCTAGAAGGCAGAATAACAGGATTGATGCTCTGATGATCCATGGGAGGCTGGTAAGGAATCAGGTCAGGATAAAGCATGCAATACGGGGATTCTACAAGGAGTTGTATCGACAGGAGTTTGCTCCTAGGATTGGTGTTCGGGATGGGTTGTTAAAGAAAATTGGTAGGGATGAGGCAGACGCTTTGGAGGTTCTACCTTCTGTGGAGGAGATCAGAGAGGCAGTATGGGATTGTGAATCTTCTAAGGCCCCAAGGAGTGATGGGTACAATATGAATTTTATAAAGAAATGCTGGGAAGAGATTGGTCAGGAGTTCACTGAGGCAGTGATGGACTTTTTTGAAAGGGCTAAGTTACCTACAGAT GTGCTGGTGAGAAGAATGAGATCGGTTATGCTAGGCTTGGTGGGTGAGACTCAGACTGCATTTGTGAAAGGCAGAAAGATTCATGACGGTGCTCTCATCGCTTGTGAGACAGTCCATTGGCTGAAGTCACGAAGAAAGAAAGCGGCAATTATTAAGCTGGATTTTCATAAAGCTTATGATAGAGTCAGATAG
- the LOC107626736 gene encoding uncharacterized protein LOC107626736, which produces MALSIDGNNHNINNEDPKVKMMKLQKNGIELPFCGICCDFKPSWEMFETLKCGHNFCRFCMHEYVASCLRSNIMIVPCPDSKCKVKYGPEHFCSLLPFEVLKRWQKVIKDCNTPILDKQLDKNPIHVADDEENNDVKEDAIVVIESDDDDVGGILNLDGTVTK; this is translated from the exons ATGGCATTAAGTATTGACGGCAATAATCACAATATTAATAATGAAGATCCAAAAGTTAAAATGATGAAACTACAGAAGAATGGCATAGAGCTACCCTTTTGTGGAATATGCTGTGATTTCAAGCCATCCTGGGAGATGTTTGAGACTCTAAAATGTGGCCATAATTTTTGTAGGTTTTGCATGCATGAATACGTTGCTTCATGTCTCAGGAGCAATATTATGATTGTGCCTTGTCCTGATTCAAAATGCAAGGTTAAATATGGACCTGAACACTTTTGTTCTCTTCTTCCATTTGAAGTGCTCAAGAGATGGCAGAAAGTGATCAAAGATTGTAACACTCCAATTTTGGATAAACAATTAGACAAGAACCCTATTCATGTTGCTGATGATGAAGAGAATAACGATGTCAAAGAAGATGCTATAGTAGTGATTGaatcggatgatgatgat GTTGGTGGCATTCTGAATTTAGATGGAACAGTCACAAAatga
- the LOC107626737 gene encoding uncharacterized protein LOC107626737 → MEKRKFEEEAYGGEAPAQEAESPNPIQAVVPTTTGDKGKRRAVVATQIGSYFKERTTPGSQPTLKSVLASKEIVHKAKLGLAKWIVDARIPFIAIQSPYFQPALDGVAAIGPGFKGPSYDEMRVHLLADLKRECQLLVEKYSSSWKSTSCTLMVDGWTDQRQQTLINFLVYCPAGMSFVKTVDASDVIKTANALFNLFADVIEWVGPSNIVHVVTDNAANYVSAGKLIHEKYPNIFWSPCAAHCINLILKDIASIPHIADLTSRASKVTVFVYNHMILLSWLRKRKSWTEIVRLGITRFATVFITLKSIYDHKEDLQSLMVDEYFTSHKLSKIANGKIVSSIVLDSKFWQDCLTTVKIVGPLIKLLRLVDADEKSSLGIVYEGMQRAKNAIKTMFRNRKATYTPYTSILKMRWDKHLKCDLHAAAYFLNLGIFYSEGFVEKANVLRSLLDLLDVKTLCDDSVAAMQEI, encoded by the coding sequence ATGGAGAAAAGAAAATTTGAGGAGGAGGCTTATGGTGGGGAAGCACCTGCACAAGAGGCTGAATCGCCTAACCCTATACAAGCTGTTGTTCCTACAACAACGGGAGACAAAGGAAAGAGAAGAGCTGTAGTAGCTACACAAATTGGAAGTTACTTTAAAGAAAGAACTACTCCAGGATCTCAACCAACTTTGAAAAGTGTTTTGGCTAGTAAAGAAATTGTGCACAAGGCTAAGCTGGGACTTGCCAAATGGATTGTTGATGCACGTATTCCTTTTATTGCAATTCAATCACCTTACTTTCAACCTGCATTGGATGGTGTTGCTGCAATTGGACCTGGTTTTAAGGGACCGTCATATGATGAAATGAGAGTTCATTTGCTGGCTGATCTTAAGAGAGAGTGTCAGTTGCTGGTTGAAAAGTATAGTAGCTCATGGAAAAGCACCAGTTGTACACTGATGGTAGATGGATGGACTGATCAAAGGCAACAAACTTTAATTAACTTTCTAGTTTATTGTCCTGCTGGTATGTCATTTGTTAAGACTGTTGATGCTTCTGATGTGATAAAAACTGCCAATGCATTGTTTAATTTGTTTGCTGATGTTATTGAGTGGGTTGGGCCTAGTAACATTGTGCATGTGGTCACTGATAATGCTGCTAATTATGTATCTGCTGGAAAACTTATTCATGAAAAATACCCAAATATATTTTGGTCTCCTTGTGCTGCTCATTGTATCAATCTTATTTTGAAAGATATTGCAAGTATTCCCCATATAGCTGACCTTACTTCCCGTGCTTCAAAAGTGACTGTGTTTGTCTACAATCATATGATCTTATTGTCTTggcttagaaaaagaaaaagctggACAGAAATTGTTCGACTAGGAATCACACGTTTTGCCACTGTTTTCATTACTTTGAAAAGTATATATGATCACAAGGAAGATTTGCAGTCATTGATGGTAGACGAATATTTTACTTCTCATAAGTTATCCAAAATTGCTAATGGAAAGATTGTTAGCTCAATTGTCTTGGACAGTAAGTTTTGGCAAGACTGTCTTACCACTGTGAAAATTGTTGGTCCTCTTATTAAGTTGTTGAGACTTGTTGATGCTGATGAAAAATCCTCTTTGGGAATCGTGTATGAAGGCATGCAAAGAGCAAAAAATGCTATCAAGACCATGTTCAGAAATCGGAAAGCTACTTATACGCCATACACGAGTATCTTGAAAATGAGGTGGGATAAGCATTTGAAGTGTGATCTCCATGCGGCAGCGTACTTTTTAAATCTGGGCATTTTCTACAGTGAGGGTTTTGTTGAGAAGGCAAATGTTTTGAGATCtttacttgatttgcttgatgtTAAAACACTTTGTGATGACTCAGTTGCTGCAATGCAAGAGATATAG